In one window of Chloroflexota bacterium DNA:
- a CDS encoding ADP-ribosylglycohydrolase family protein, with the protein MATLPHDYRERVYAGWLGKCIGVRLGAPVENWTAKEIADNLGEVNDFLPLPPGKIFKPDDDTAMPMVLIRALEDYGVDVTAEQIGETVLNYLADQRDTIWWGGYGVSTEHTSYLNLANGIAAPRSGSIAQNGKMIAEQIGGQIFSDVWGLVAPNDSGLAADLAARASSVANDGEGILGGRFIAALVSCAFGEADPVRLIVCALKQIPRASEYARVVNAMLDFYRAHPDDWRAGYQFLAQNFGYDKYPGVVHIIPNAGVVAMALLYGNGIFSRAVQIATNAGWDTDCNAGNVGAVMGVAVGLDGIERHWRDAMNDVLVGASVIGARNVMNIPGCADVLARLGEQIARVESESRPRYHFDYRGSTQGFLAQAQLGEFFLQPATDSALQIHLRGLKKKGEARVFVRTYYRANELSANYYGASFSPLIYPGQTLTARVFIPADAPEGLIASLFAWDDNARVTHQEPGAMLKTGQWQTIAFTIPSLDNALFSQVGIAFRNIGEAWTGNVLLDALDWNGAPNFACDFSRERNEYGAISGWTLLRGFWRIEEGAFHGSGAGMSEAYTGDVTWRDLSYEVDLVPVVGDDHRVLVRVQGARRSYAVGLASNDRFVIYKNAGGYAPVAETHFAWTLGARYRLRVQARGANIAASINNQVALTWTDAAQPYWHGQVGLSNFAGHTRYERFKIAS; encoded by the coding sequence ATGGCAACATTGCCACACGATTATCGCGAACGCGTGTATGCCGGCTGGCTCGGCAAATGTATCGGCGTGCGGCTCGGCGCGCCGGTCGAAAATTGGACCGCGAAAGAAATCGCGGACAACTTGGGCGAGGTGAATGATTTTTTGCCACTGCCGCCCGGTAAAATTTTCAAGCCCGACGACGACACCGCGATGCCGATGGTGCTGATTCGCGCGCTCGAAGATTACGGCGTTGATGTCACCGCCGAACAAATCGGCGAAACCGTGCTCAATTATCTCGCCGATCAGCGCGACACGATTTGGTGGGGCGGTTACGGCGTTTCGACCGAACACACGTCGTATTTGAACCTGGCGAACGGCATCGCCGCGCCGCGTTCCGGTTCCATCGCGCAAAACGGAAAAATGATCGCAGAACAAATTGGCGGACAAATTTTTTCCGACGTCTGGGGGTTAGTCGCGCCGAACGACTCGGGGCTTGCCGCCGACCTTGCCGCGCGCGCGAGCAGTGTCGCGAACGACGGCGAGGGAATCCTGGGAGGACGCTTCATCGCCGCGCTCGTGAGCTGCGCGTTCGGCGAAGCCGATCCCGTGCGTTTGATCGTGTGCGCGCTCAAACAAATTCCACGCGCGAGCGAGTACGCGCGCGTCGTGAATGCGATGCTCGATTTTTATCGCGCGCACCCGGACGATTGGCGCGCGGGCTACCAATTCCTCGCGCAGAATTTCGGCTACGATAAATATCCCGGCGTCGTGCACATCATTCCGAATGCAGGCGTCGTCGCGATGGCGTTGCTGTATGGCAATGGCATTTTCTCGCGCGCCGTCCAAATCGCGACGAACGCGGGCTGGGACACGGATTGCAACGCGGGCAACGTCGGCGCGGTGATGGGCGTCGCGGTCGGGCTGGATGGCATTGAACGACACTGGCGCGACGCGATGAACGATGTGCTCGTCGGCGCGAGCGTCATCGGCGCGCGCAACGTGATGAATATTCCTGGGTGCGCGGATGTGCTCGCGCGGCTCGGCGAACAAATCGCACGCGTCGAGTCTGAATCACGCCCGCGTTATCATTTCGATTATCGCGGCTCGACCCAGGGTTTTCTCGCGCAAGCGCAGTTGGGCGAATTTTTTTTGCAGCCGGCAACGGACAGCGCGTTGCAAATTCATTTGCGCGGCTTGAAGAAAAAAGGCGAGGCGCGCGTGTTCGTTCGCACCTACTATCGCGCGAACGAGTTGAGCGCGAATTATTACGGCGCGAGTTTTTCGCCGCTCATTTATCCGGGGCAAACACTCACCGCGCGCGTGTTCATTCCAGCGGACGCGCCGGAGGGATTGATTGCGTCGCTCTTTGCGTGGGACGACAACGCGCGCGTAACACATCAAGAACCCGGCGCAATGCTCAAAACAGGGCAATGGCAAACCATCGCGTTTACAATTCCGTCGCTCGACAATGCGCTGTTCTCGCAGGTCGGCATCGCGTTTCGCAATATCGGCGAAGCATGGACGGGAAATGTTCTGCTCGACGCACTCGATTGGAATGGCGCGCCGAATTTCGCTTGCGATTTCAGTCGCGAACGCAATGAGTACGGCGCGATCAGCGGTTGGACTTTACTGCGTGGGTTCTGGCGAATCGAAGAGGGCGCGTTTCACGGGAGCGGCGCGGGCATGAGCGAAGCGTACACTGGCGACGTGACCTGGCGCGATCTCTCGTACGAAGTTGATCTCGTGCCGGTCGTCGGCGACGATCATCGCGTTCTCGTGCGCGTGCAAGGCGCGCGACGTTCTTACGCGGTCGGGCTGGCATCGAACGATCGGTTCGTCATTTACAAGAACGCGGGCGGCTACGCGCCGGTCGCGGAAACTCATTTCGCGTGGACGCTGGGCGCGCGTTATCGTTTGCGTGTTCAAGCGCGCGGCGCGAACATCGCGGCATCCATCAACAATCAGGTCGCACTAACGTGGACGGATGCCGCGCAACCGTACTGGCATGGACAAGTCGGTCTGTCGAATTTTGCGGGTCACACGCGATACGAACGATTCAAGATCGCATCGTGA
- a CDS encoding sugar phosphorylase: MTKIAEHVTMLYGEDSAPPTLARLSSLIAHYRARIPPPRATELTERDAFLITYGDQVRAPGEAPLRTLAEFCARYLGDLVTGVHLLPFFPYSSDDGFSVIDYRAVNPDLGTWDDLAQFRRHFRLTFDLVANHVSAQSAWFQGFLGDEPRYRDYFIVAPNGADVSRVVRPRTLPLLTPFATPRGTKNVWTTFSADQIDLNYHNPDVLLDMMDVLLGYVARGAELIRLDAIGFLWKEFGTTCLHLPQTHRVIQLMRGVLDEIAPHVVLITETNVPHADNVAYFGDGANEAQMVYNFALPPLTLHTFHTGNATALTRWANTLMLPSSHVTFFNFLASHDGIGLNPARGILSDAELDALVAHTQMHDGLVSHKNDPDGMTSPYELNINLFDALNDPHAGESRETQMQRFIAAQAIMLSLVGVPGIYFHSLFGSRGWQAGVSETGHPRAINREKLERAPLERELGDPGSRRSQVFARYARLLRARTAHPAFDPHGAMRVLDLGASVFAVQRTASNGATVIALYNVCNRVVGVRLDWTRAFGDKSARVIDLITRAEIGDGTLLSLQPYQALWLTQK; the protein is encoded by the coding sequence ATGACGAAAATCGCCGAACACGTGACGATGCTTTACGGCGAGGATAGCGCGCCGCCAACTCTGGCGCGCTTGTCGTCGCTCATCGCGCACTATCGCGCGCGCATTCCGCCGCCGCGCGCGACGGAGCTGACCGAACGCGACGCGTTTCTCATCACGTATGGCGATCAAGTGCGTGCGCCGGGCGAAGCGCCGTTGCGCACGCTCGCCGAATTTTGCGCGCGCTATCTCGGCGATCTGGTCACTGGCGTTCACCTCTTGCCGTTTTTTCCGTACTCGTCCGATGATGGTTTTTCGGTGATAGATTATCGCGCGGTCAACCCAGACCTGGGAACCTGGGACGATCTCGCGCAATTCCGACGACACTTTCGCCTGACGTTCGATCTCGTCGCGAATCACGTTTCGGCGCAGAGCGCGTGGTTTCAGGGTTTTCTCGGCGACGAGCCGCGTTATCGCGATTACTTTATCGTCGCGCCAAACGGCGCGGATGTGTCGCGCGTGGTGCGCCCGCGCACGCTACCGCTGTTGACGCCGTTCGCTACGCCGCGCGGTACAAAGAACGTGTGGACGACCTTTAGCGCGGATCAAATTGATTTGAACTATCACAACCCGGATGTTCTGCTCGACATGATGGATGTGTTGCTGGGGTATGTCGCGCGCGGCGCAGAATTGATTCGGCTTGACGCGATTGGATTTTTGTGGAAGGAGTTTGGCACAACGTGCTTGCACTTGCCGCAAACACATCGCGTTATTCAACTCATGCGCGGGGTGCTTGACGAGATCGCGCCGCACGTCGTGTTGATCACCGAGACGAATGTGCCGCATGCGGACAACGTGGCGTACTTTGGTGACGGCGCGAACGAAGCGCAGATGGTGTACAACTTTGCGCTACCGCCGCTCACGCTCCACACGTTTCACACCGGCAACGCAACGGCGCTGACGCGCTGGGCAAACACACTGATGTTGCCTTCGTCGCATGTGACGTTTTTCAACTTTCTCGCGTCGCACGACGGCATCGGCTTGAATCCGGCGCGCGGTATTCTGAGCGATGCCGAGTTGGATGCGCTCGTCGCGCACACACAAATGCACGACGGTTTGGTGTCGCACAAAAATGATCCCGACGGTATGACAAGCCCGTACGAATTAAACATCAACCTATTCGACGCGCTCAACGATCCGCACGCGGGCGAATCGCGCGAAACCCAGATGCAGCGTTTCATCGCGGCGCAGGCGATTATGCTGTCGCTTGTCGGTGTGCCAGGAATCTATTTTCACAGTCTTTTCGGTTCACGCGGTTGGCAAGCCGGTGTGAGCGAGACGGGGCACCCGCGCGCGATCAATCGCGAAAAACTCGAGCGCGCGCCGCTCGAACGCGAACTGGGCGATCCTGGGTCACGGCGTTCCCAGGTATTCGCGCGCTATGCGCGCTTGCTGCGCGCGCGCACCGCACATCCCGCGTTCGATCCGCACGGCGCGATGCGCGTGCTCGACCTGGGCGCATCGGTGTTCGCAGTCCAACGTACCGCATCGAACGGCGCGACCGTTATCGCGCTGTACAATGTTTGCAATCGCGTCGTCGGCGTGCGCCTGGATTGGACGCGCGCGTTCGGCGACAAATCTGCACGCGTGATAGACCTCATTACGCGCGCGGAGATCGGCGACGGAACTTTGTTATCGCTACAACCGTACCAGGCGCTCTGGCTAACACAGAAATGA
- a CDS encoding alpha-galactosidase — MKIAPTPDHSIRIEFSNISLSGLRPVVNGVALNDAPVQVVHNDARGSELNFSLPDGAFGVEVTRENESRVWLRYWIANPSQNFALDSFGIRFAQIENLRAYLRNGYTSWDGSFYVEPDALRAWEEYETRPETGFAMTQLVPRSGASSVILGFDRHERFQHTFTFDTRSSPTALTIQTLWDRKPYTGRYESERLVIFEHPEIEDALREWARIVADASHMLSGIVAKPHHAEPITGWCSWYNLYGYINEENILAHLRGAEKIAREENVALRVFQIDDGFTPEMGDWLDVKPQFPRGIKPLLDDIRAAGFVPGLWIAPFVVGNRSRLYREHPDWVVRERATDAPLAQWKLYGENRWHKRSEEYYILDTTHPDAFEYLRRVFRVWRREWGSEYFKTDFMYWGAEYGPDRARWHTPGMTRIEIWRRVAEMIREEIGDATWLGCGCPLWASVGLVDGVRIGGDVGVEWRGHLSAQSLLRDQATRNFANHILWQTDPDCILLRDRFHHLTDAEVRALALYAGMTGGVRMTSDALDELSPERLRLCKFLVNSPRATCHFPFLAQSPTTYERLPSDLHSQRVRHEPVADPVLVQVRTPATGDGVAAIFIFNTGETPTQRTYSLDALGIAGTQYVYDWINQTFEIAKTSKIAVTLAPHDGVLLFTSPTPITTAPEHLP; from the coding sequence ATGAAAATCGCACCCACTCCTGACCATTCCATTCGTATCGAATTTTCCAACATCTCACTCTCCGGTTTGCGCCCGGTGGTGAACGGCGTTGCGCTGAACGATGCGCCGGTCCAAGTTGTGCACAATGACGCGCGCGGCAGCGAACTGAATTTTTCGTTGCCGGATGGCGCGTTCGGCGTAGAGGTCACGCGCGAAAACGAATCGCGCGTCTGGTTGCGATACTGGATCGCCAATCCATCGCAAAATTTCGCGCTCGATTCATTCGGCATTCGCTTCGCGCAAATCGAAAATCTGCGCGCGTATTTGCGAAACGGCTATACGAGTTGGGATGGCAGTTTCTACGTCGAGCCGGACGCGCTGCGTGCTTGGGAAGAGTACGAGACGCGTCCCGAAACCGGTTTTGCGATGACGCAACTCGTACCGCGCTCGGGTGCGAGCAGTGTCATCCTGGGTTTTGATCGCCACGAACGTTTTCAACACACGTTCACATTCGACACGCGGTCTAGTCCAACGGCGTTGACGATTCAAACGTTGTGGGATCGCAAGCCGTATACCGGACGATATGAATCGGAGCGCCTCGTCATCTTCGAGCATCCTGAAATCGAAGACGCGTTGCGCGAGTGGGCGCGCATTGTCGCGGACGCGTCGCACATGTTGAGCGGAATCGTCGCAAAACCGCATCACGCCGAACCGATCACCGGTTGGTGTTCGTGGTACAACCTCTACGGCTACATCAACGAAGAAAATATCTTGGCGCATTTGCGCGGCGCAGAAAAAATCGCGCGGGAAGAAAATGTGGCGCTGCGCGTGTTTCAGATTGACGATGGCTTTACACCGGAAATGGGCGACTGGCTCGACGTGAAACCGCAGTTTCCGCGCGGCATAAAACCGCTGCTCGACGATATTCGCGCGGCGGGATTTGTCCCTGGGTTGTGGATCGCACCGTTCGTCGTCGGCAATCGCAGTCGTTTGTATCGCGAACATCCGGACTGGGTCGTGCGCGAGCGCGCGACGGACGCGCCGCTCGCGCAGTGGAAATTGTACGGCGAGAATCGCTGGCACAAACGGAGCGAAGAATATTACATTCTCGATACGACCCACCCGGACGCGTTCGAGTATTTGCGGCGCGTGTTTCGCGTGTGGCGACGCGAATGGGGGTCCGAATATTTCAAAACGGATTTCATGTATTGGGGCGCGGAGTACGGACCCGACCGCGCGCGTTGGCACACACCCGGCATGACGCGCATTGAAATCTGGCGGCGCGTCGCGGAAATGATTCGCGAAGAGATCGGCGATGCGACCTGGCTCGGTTGCGGCTGTCCGCTTTGGGCATCGGTCGGCTTGGTGGACGGCGTCCGCATCGGCGGCGATGTCGGCGTGGAGTGGCGCGGGCATTTATCGGCGCAATCGTTGTTGCGCGATCAAGCCACGCGCAATTTTGCGAATCACATCTTGTGGCAGACCGACCCCGATTGCATCTTGTTGCGCGACCGTTTTCATCATCTCACCGACGCCGAAGTGCGCGCGCTCGCGCTGTACGCCGGCATGACCGGCGGTGTGCGGATGACGAGCGACGCGCTCGACGAACTTTCGCCGGAGCGTTTGCGCTTGTGCAAGTTCCTGGTCAATTCGCCACGCGCGACGTGTCATTTTCCATTCCTGGCTCAATCGCCGACTACGTACGAACGCTTGCCTAGCGATCTACATTCGCAACGCGTGCGCCATGAACCGGTCGCCGACCCGGTACTCGTTCAAGTGCGAACCCCCGCAACCGGGGATGGAGTTGCGGCGATTTTTATCTTCAACACCGGTGAAACTCCGACGCAACGCACGTACTCGCTGGACGCGCTCGGCATCGCGGGCACGCAGTACGTGTACGATTGGATCAATCAGACCTTCGAGATCGCCAAGACCTCGAAGATCGCGGTCACACTCGCGCCGCACGATGGCGTGCTGCTGTTCACGAGTCCGACGCCGATCACAACTGCGCCAGAGCATCTGCCATGA
- a CDS encoding Gfo/Idh/MocA family oxidoreductase: protein MKKLRTGILGCGGIAQKHAQAARALNDEIELVAFCDHTEFKARAFAVQYAAGRAKTFTDYRVMLDQVDLDLLVVCLPPFAHRDEVELAAARGVHLLVEKPIALTSAHAWRMVDAAERVGIKTQVGFMYRFGAAVTHLKKQLARGEIGDPGLFSARYFCNALHAPWWRAREKSGGQLVEQAIHLFDVMRYLLGEPTMVYGRQANVFHRDLVDYTIEDVSATVCSFANGALGVIYATNGALPGVWIKEWRVVTQNLVAEFADWNNATFTRSDMQPLETERIVSAQDVFALQLRDLVNAIRTNSATRTPLREGAKSLDLVLTAARSAETHSEIKLDADSSARG from the coding sequence GTGAAAAAACTACGAACAGGAATCCTGGGTTGCGGCGGCATCGCGCAAAAGCACGCGCAAGCCGCGCGCGCGCTGAATGATGAAATCGAACTCGTCGCGTTTTGCGATCACACTGAATTCAAGGCGCGCGCGTTCGCGGTACAGTACGCGGCGGGACGCGCCAAAACGTTTACCGATTATCGCGTGATGCTCGACCAGGTGGATTTGGATTTGCTCGTCGTTTGCTTGCCGCCATTCGCGCACCGCGATGAAGTGGAACTCGCGGCGGCGCGCGGTGTTCACTTGCTCGTCGAGAAACCGATCGCGCTCACGTCCGCGCACGCGTGGCGCATGGTGGACGCCGCCGAACGCGTGGGGATCAAGACCCAGGTCGGGTTCATGTATCGTTTCGGCGCGGCGGTGACGCACTTGAAAAAGCAACTCGCGCGCGGCGAGATCGGCGATCCTGGGTTGTTCAGCGCGCGCTATTTTTGCAACGCGCTCCACGCGCCGTGGTGGCGTGCGCGCGAAAAATCCGGCGGGCAGTTGGTCGAGCAGGCGATTCACCTTTTCGACGTGATGCGCTATTTGCTGGGTGAGCCGACCATGGTGTATGGTCGCCAAGCGAATGTGTTTCATCGCGACCTTGTGGACTATACCATCGAAGATGTCAGCGCAACCGTGTGTAGTTTCGCGAATGGCGCGCTCGGTGTAATTTACGCGACGAACGGCGCGCTGCCCGGCGTGTGGATCAAAGAGTGGCGCGTTGTCACGCAGAACCTCGTCGCGGAATTTGCGGATTGGAACAATGCGACGTTCACACGTTCGGACATGCAACCATTGGAAACCGAGCGCATCGTCTCGGCGCAAGATGTGTTCGCGCTTCAGCTGCGCGATTTGGTGAACGCGATTCGCACGAATAGCGCCACGCGCACGCCGCTGCGCGAAGGCGCAAAATCGCTTGACCTCGTGCTCACGGCGGCGCGTTCGGCGGAGACGCATAGTGAAATCAAATTGGACGCGGACTCCTCCGCGCGCGGATGA
- a CDS encoding zinc-binding dehydrogenase, with protein MGKALIVTAPRQLEYETYDDDAVLEPDQVRIKMLYSGISAGTEMTQYRGTNPFMQKHWDEARRLFLPGEGISWEYPIHNLGYEEVGEVIEIGAAVTDVPLGARVFGTWGHRTHHVANLDYVRPRVMPRAADPVFGIFSHIGAVALNGVHDAHLRIGDTVAVFGLGALGQIVAQAARQSGARVIGIDLHETRLAMAKQLGAPVTLNAREKIAEAIKDLTDGRGADVCIEVSGATPALNEAIRAAAYSARVVAMGFFQGEAKGLYLGEEFHHNRVNLVGSQISGVDPEAKYRWDKLRLWQTAIRLQHEGILNLRPLITHTASFERATELFELLDRAPEQVVQAMIEFGD; from the coding sequence ATGGGCAAGGCGCTGATCGTGACCGCGCCGCGTCAACTTGAGTACGAAACGTACGACGACGACGCGGTGTTGGAACCGGATCAAGTTCGAATCAAGATGCTGTACTCGGGTATCAGCGCGGGAACGGAGATGACCCAGTATCGCGGTACGAATCCGTTCATGCAAAAGCATTGGGACGAGGCGCGCCGGTTGTTTCTACCCGGCGAAGGAATCAGCTGGGAGTATCCGATCCACAACCTGGGTTACGAAGAAGTCGGCGAGGTCATTGAAATTGGCGCGGCGGTTACCGATGTGCCGCTTGGCGCGCGCGTGTTCGGAACCTGGGGACATCGTACGCATCACGTCGCGAATCTCGATTACGTGCGCCCGCGCGTGATGCCGCGCGCCGCCGACCCAGTGTTCGGCATCTTTTCGCACATCGGCGCGGTCGCGCTGAACGGCGTGCACGACGCGCACCTTCGCATCGGCGATACGGTCGCGGTGTTCGGTCTCGGCGCGCTCGGACAAATCGTCGCACAAGCGGCGCGGCAATCCGGCGCGCGCGTGATTGGCATTGATCTGCACGAGACGCGCCTCGCGATGGCAAAACAGTTGGGCGCGCCCGTCACGTTGAACGCGCGCGAAAAAATCGCGGAAGCGATCAAAGACCTGACCGATGGTCGCGGCGCGGATGTGTGCATCGAAGTATCCGGCGCGACGCCGGCGCTGAACGAAGCGATTCGCGCGGCGGCGTACTCGGCGCGCGTTGTCGCGATGGGATTTTTCCAGGGCGAAGCGAAAGGATTGTATCTTGGCGAAGAATTCCATCACAATCGTGTCAATCTCGTCGGCTCGCAAATTTCCGGCGTGGACCCCGAAGCGAAATATCGTTGGGACAAACTGCGATTGTGGCAGACCGCGATTCGATTGCAACACGAAGGCATTTTAAATTTGCGTCCGCTCATCACGCACACCGCGTCGTTTGAGCGCGCGACGGAATTGTTCGAACTGCTCGACCGCGCGCCGGAGCAGGTCGTGCAAGCGATGATTGAATTTGGAGATTAG
- a CDS encoding glycoside hydrolase — MDGLITRAQRVLRLNDAGNFTKPSLGQYPHQWNWDSALVALGWAHFDLPRARAEIHSLLAAQWRDGMVPHIVYPTGASEYFPPPEFWQTENLARAGDIPSSGLTQPPILATVVRMLFDRWRKESKSDTAINELRITNYDFSRLLAWHRWLHTARDVDGTGLPCIIHPWESGADNSPRWSPALDQITPVDLPPYRRRDTQFVSPDERPLAPDYERFVHLIDLGRRARWEPRALLAQMPFLVQDVMFCAILHRADEDLRALAVELGEPTQELDGWLARTRDVFDSRFWDDARGLYFDYDARAGAPIRVNACQTFAPLFAGLASPAQAARLVNEHFANPHEYAPGADSRYMLPSASKDEPGYAPRRYWCGPAWIQINWIIAEGLRRYGYIAQAEQLRRDSLTLIEQSGFREYYDPRDGSGCGATEFSWSAALTLELLRERNA, encoded by the coding sequence ATGGACGGTTTGATTACACGCGCACAACGCGTCCTGCGCCTCAACGACGCCGGCAATTTTACCAAGCCCTCGCTGGGACAGTACCCGCATCAATGGAACTGGGACTCGGCGCTCGTCGCGCTCGGTTGGGCGCATTTTGATTTGCCGCGCGCGCGCGCCGAAATACATTCCTTGCTCGCCGCACAGTGGCGCGACGGAATGGTCCCGCACATCGTTTATCCGACTGGCGCGTCCGAGTATTTTCCACCGCCGGAATTTTGGCAAACCGAAAATCTCGCACGCGCGGGTGACATTCCTTCGTCGGGTCTAACCCAGCCACCGATTCTTGCGACGGTTGTGAGGATGTTGTTTGACCGATGGCGCAAGGAATCAAAATCAGACACGGCGATAAACGAATTACGAATTACGAATTACGATTTTTCCCGTCTCCTCGCCTGGCATCGCTGGCTCCACACCGCGCGCGACGTAGACGGCACCGGCTTGCCGTGCATCATCCATCCCTGGGAATCCGGCGCGGACAATTCGCCGCGCTGGTCGCCCGCGCTCGACCAAATCACGCCGGTAGATTTGCCGCCGTACCGTCGCCGCGATACACAGTTCGTTTCGCCCGACGAACGCCCGCTTGCGCCGGACTATGAACGCTTCGTGCATTTGATTGACCTGGGTCGGCGCGCGCGCTGGGAACCGCGCGCGCTTCTCGCGCAAATGCCGTTTCTCGTCCAGGATGTGATGTTCTGCGCGATCTTGCATCGCGCGGATGAGGATTTGCGCGCGCTCGCAGTCGAACTCGGCGAGCCGACCCAGGAACTGGACGGCTGGCTCGCGCGCACGCGCGATGTTTTCGATTCACGTTTTTGGGATGACGCGCGCGGTCTGTACTTTGATTACGACGCGCGCGCCGGCGCGCCGATTCGCGTCAACGCGTGTCAAACGTTTGCGCCGTTGTTCGCCGGGCTGGCGTCGCCCGCACAAGCCGCGCGCCTCGTCAACGAACATTTCGCGAATCCACACGAGTACGCGCCGGGCGCAGACTCGCGTTACATGTTGCCGAGCGCGAGCAAAGACGAACCAGGGTACGCCCCGCGACGATACTGGTGCGGTCCCGCGTGGATTCAAATCAATTGGATCATCGCCGAAGGATTACGCCGGTACGGTTACATCGCGCAAGCCGAACAACTGCGCCGCGATAGTCTCACATTGATCGAGCAGAGCGGCTTTCGCGAATACTATGATCCGCGCGACGGAAGCGGTTGCGGCGCGACTGAGTTCTCGTGGTCGGCAGCATTGACGCTGGAATTGTTACGCGAGAGGAACGCTTGA
- a CDS encoding ABC transporter ATP-binding protein gives MAGIHFQSVRKVFGKTLAANDVSLEIKDGEFMVLLGPSGCGKTTLLRCLAGLEHVDGGRVLIGDRDVTDLAPRDRKIAMVFQSYAVFPHLTVFDNIAFGLQMQNRPRDEIKRRVHQGAELLQLTDYLARYPAQLSGGQRQRVAVARAIVMQAAVLLMDEPLSNLDALLRLQMRAELKRLHAEIKATTIYVTHDQIEALSLGDRIAVMQNGRIVQCDAPMNIYDHPANTFIGGFIGTPPMNFLKGTLRADGIVMVGESHITPANSLKSALAGKNGQAILLGMRPENLALAAAQQPNTLRGHVLVVEPLGSHKLLTMQVGSEMAKVSVAPDQPVAMGDDVWLHFDADKIRWMDATTGEAISLIVR, from the coding sequence ATGGCTGGCATTCATTTTCAATCGGTCCGCAAAGTCTTCGGCAAGACGCTTGCCGCAAACGACGTGAGTCTCGAAATCAAAGACGGTGAATTCATGGTCTTGCTCGGTCCGTCGGGGTGCGGCAAGACGACGTTGCTGCGTTGTCTCGCCGGACTGGAACACGTGGACGGCGGACGCGTGTTGATCGGCGACCGCGATGTGACCGACCTTGCGCCGCGCGACCGGAAAATCGCGATGGTGTTTCAAAGCTACGCGGTCTTTCCACATCTGACGGTCTTTGATAACATCGCGTTCGGACTCCAGATGCAAAATCGTCCGCGCGATGAAATCAAACGGCGCGTGCATCAAGGCGCCGAGTTGCTGCAACTCACCGATTACCTCGCGCGCTATCCCGCTCAACTCTCCGGCGGACAACGCCAGCGCGTCGCCGTAGCGCGCGCGATTGTGATGCAAGCCGCCGTGCTGTTGATGGACGAGCCGCTCTCGAATCTCGACGCGTTGTTGCGTTTGCAAATGCGCGCGGAACTGAAACGCTTGCACGCGGAAATCAAGGCGACGACGATTTACGTGACGCACGATCAAATCGAAGCGTTGAGTCTGGGCGACCGCATCGCCGTGATGCAGAACGGACGCATCGTGCAATGCGACGCGCCGATGAACATTTACGATCATCCGGCAAACACGTTCATCGGTGGATTCATTGGCACGCCGCCGATGAATTTTCTGAAAGGCACACTACGCGCCGATGGCATCGTGATGGTCGGCGAATCGCACATTACGCCGGCAAATTCGCTCAAGTCCGCGCTCGCCGGCAAAAATGGACAAGCGATTTTACTCGGCATGCGCCCGGAAAATCTCGCGCTTGCGGCGGCGCAACAACCGAACACATTGCGCGGGCACGTCTTGGTTGTCGAACCGCTCGGCTCGCACAAACTGCTGACAATGCAAGTCGGTTCTGAAATGGCGAAGGTAAGCGTTGCACCCGATCAGCCCGTCGCGATGGGCGATGACGTGTGGTTGCATTTCGACGCGGACAAGATTCGCTGGATGGACGCGACGACTGGAGAAGCGATTAGTTTAATAGTGCGATAG